The Humulus lupulus chromosome 4, drHumLupu1.1, whole genome shotgun sequence genome has a window encoding:
- the LOC133829844 gene encoding uncharacterized protein LOC133829844 isoform X1, with product MSFLCSLRLSCCFALGDQLIMSTSRCDSHADSVCRLSCSFSEEDFSSLFQSSAEMVDCNRITVVELGGRPLGDVTGRGIDSNEPIDGGMPGSGSMLSSNPRSSISLGELTYLRRHYEIPDTISLHAPAKAERPDWHLPGWVCLYELPFKEGLRFPIPRLVVELCEYHEISPGQLMPNSWRILMSLEVLCERHKITLGVADLLRAYYLKAHLNDKGRYQLTTRGKDPPLIISLKSGDKRWKDRYFFVPFVSLGLPADSRIPCSWSPACRLRVEYLWDSRESSGRLKSILAIPEAEREWSDLLSESSLRQSSLWRSVEKLPEGIPLLQSPDNPRVVFIKRSLEVLGYTPNFLTELTTSERLFADVAMSRPFTLPLTGSNALERLRQAKKSSVGSSEADREVVVPPADPPVLTRSQTKKKKKAVRDDSSDPFSDTVALSFPSNAAAYSEIGPHLGEIDKLLWPEDDHRMEQVGTDGSIDTTVSHLFQGLQGVIWLKKKIKSLMATLKEVRSQRNDLRGEVSRLKDSKKESDQLIADLKAQLESKEADVEKLRVTLGQVDDLKAEVASLENRMLVIGLEAEIQCRGVMASEFRDGKADSWDVPKYIADLEELEKMRAEEITRAEELATSFGIMTTNDLVVDD from the exons ATGTCTTTTTTGTGTTCCTTAAGGCTTAGCTGTTGTTTTGCTCTAGGTGATCAGCTCATTATGTCTACAAGTAGGTGTGATAGTCACGCTGATTCAGTCTGTCGACTGTCTTGTTCGTTTAGTGAAGAAGATTTTAGTTCTCTCTTTCAAAGTTCTGCTGAGATGGTTGATTGCAACCGAATTACAGTAGTAGAATTGGGGGGTCGTCCTTTAGGTGATGTTACTGGAAGGGGAATAGATTCTAACGAACCTATTGATGGTGGTATGCCGGGTTCTGGTAGTATGCTTAGTTCTAATCCTAGGTCTTCCATAAGTTTAGGTGAGTTGACCTATCTTCGTCGTCATTATGAGATCCCTGATACCATCAGTCTGCATGCTCCTGCTAAGGCGGAGCGGCCTGACTGGCACTTACCTGGTTGGGTGTGTCTGTATGAACTTCCCTTCAAAGAAGGGCTTCGGTTTCCCATCCCCCGATTAGTCGTTGAGTTGTGTGAGTACCACGAGATTTCGCCCGGACAACTAATGCCAAATTCATGGCGGATTTTGATGTCTCTCGAAGTCCTTTGTGAAAGGCACAAGATAACACTTGGGGTGGCTGACTTGTTGAGAGCTTACTACTTGAAGGCACACCTTAATGACAAAGGTAGGTACCAGTTAACAACTAGGGGGAAGGACCCTCCTTTAATTATTAGTTTGAAGAGTGGAGATAAGAGGTGGAAGGACCGTTACTTCTTCGTCCCTTTCGTCTCGTTGGGGTTACCTGCTGATAGTAGGATACCTTGTTCATGGTCTCCTGCAT GTAGGCTTCGAGTTGAGTACCTTTGGGATTCGAGGGAGTCTTCTGGTCGACTTAAGAGTATTCTTGCTATTCCTGAGGCGGAGCGTGAGTGGAGTGATTTGCTGTCTGAATCGAGTCTTCGTCAGAGTTCTTTGTGGCGCTCTGTTGAAAAACTCCCTGAAGGTATTCCTCTTCTACAGAGTCCTGATAATCCTCGTGTTGTGTTTATCAAGAGAAGTTTAGAAGTCTTGGGATATACTCCCAATTTTTTGACTGAATTGACGACAAGTGAGCGGTTGTTTGCAGACGTAGCTATGTCCCGACCCTTTACACTTCCTCTAACCGGTTCCAATGCCTTGGAACGTTTGCGTCAAGCAAAGAAATCGTCCGTTGGGAGCTCAGAAGCTGATAGAGAGGTTGTTGTGCCTCCGGCTGATCCCCCTGTTTTGACGCGGAGTCAgacgaaaaaaaagaagaaggctGTGCGGGATGATTCTTCCGACCCATTTAGCGACACCGTTGCCCTTTCGTTCCCTTCCAATGCTGCGGCCTATAGTGAGATTGGGCCTCACTTAGGAGAGATTGATAAGTTGTTGTGGCCCGAAGATGATCACAGAATGGAGCAGGTTGGTACGGATGGGTCAATTGATACCACTGTTTCTCATTTGTTCCAG GGTTTGCAAGGGGTCATTTGGCTGAAGAAGAAAATCAAGTCCTTAATGGCAACTCTAAAGGAAGTAAGGAGTCAGAGAAATGATCTTCGGGGTGAAGTTAGTCGGCTGAAAGATTCCAAGAAGGAGTCTGATCAACTCATAGCTGATTTGAAGGCTCAACTAGAATCCAAGGAAGCTGATGTCGAGAAGCTGAGAGTGACTCTTGGTCAAGTTGATGATTTGAAAGCCGAGGTTGCTTCGTTGGAGAATCGGATGTTGGTCATTGGGCTGGAGGCTGAGATCCAATGCCGTGGCGTAATGGCTAGTGAGTTTCGGGATGGTAAGGCTGATAGCTGGGATGTTCCCAAATACATTGCTGATCTTGAGGAATTGGAGAAGATGAGGGCTGAAGAGATAACCCGGGCCGAAGAGTTAGCCACTTCTTTTGGCATCATGACTACTAATGATCTGGTTGTGGATGACTGA
- the LOC133829843 gene encoding receptor-like protein 48, producing MVSTKIIKTIIKLERNTMALSLLVVINVLFHFLLLSHQLISSMQPSCHDEERNALIQFNKSFKLDCRSRPDPYFTIVVHPKTSSWGSNNGTNCCSWDGVDCDVETGHVIGLYLNGSCLYGSFHSNNTIFQLVHLQELDLSYNNFTFSPIPTAMGFFPELTFLSLRSSFFQGQIPSQLSLLSKLSHLDLSYNTGVNDPSVVKNLLKLKNPNLGSLVQNLTALDTLSLNYVDMGYELGGCGLYGPIPSSLGKLTQLYALNLKENDFTGYIPSFVQNLTHLSLINLKNNQISGPIPSWFGNLTAIQYIYFYSNKLIGSIPPSLFKLNNLEDLELSHNSLSGTLQLDSFLKLRNLAFLGLSYNMISLHIEEQERDPNTTLSNIKFLSLASCNLSKFPEFIGDQTNLEMLDLSNNNIYGQIPQNLMNSSLQRLEEIDISNNLITGFHNHQTMLPWSSLRVLKIQSNLLEGQLPVLPSSVIHYDASDNILSGEIPKSICDLSSILILDLSNNNLSGEFPRCSGGMISGSIIALNLRNNSFHGTIPLECQQQESDLRMVDFSHNNFQGKLQRPFATCVNLEFLDFSYNQISDVFPTWLGSFPLLKVVLMRENKFHGVIGKPEHTKGEFPMLQIIDVSHNYFTGALPSEYMLLWDAMKAFKVSDWKYMNAGENVTYNTHVIGGGITLYNYSTTFVMKSVATSYGKIPANLAVIDLSSNNFSGQIPESIGSLKALYSLNLSNNALTGHIPPSLGTLTELESLDLSQNQLSGKIPQQLAELKFLQKFDVSYNNLIGLIPQENQFHTFENTSFEGNQGLCGDPLWKKCENGLLPPSSALDKDADSNFSIELDWKFALAGLVSGLVIGVSLGEMVIPRTRLAWLIYFSRTRLAELMIRN from the exons ATGGTCTCTACCAAGATCATAAAAACCATTATTAAGTTGGAAAGAAACACTATGGCTCTTTCATTATTAGTTGTGATTAATGTACTGTTTCATTTTCTGCTACTATCTCATCAGCTTATTAGTTCTATGCAGCCTTCTTGCCATGATGAGGAGAGAAATGCTTTGATACAATTCAACAAAAGCTTTAAATTAGATTGTCGGAGTAGACCTGATCCCTATTTTACTATAGTTGTCCATCCAAAGACATCGTCTTGGGGATCCAATAATGGTACCAACTGCTGCTCGTGGGATGGTGTCGACTGTGATGTGGAGACTGGTCATGTCATTGGTCTTTACCTCAATGGCTCATGTCTCTACGGCTCTTTCCACTCCAACAACACTATCTTTCAGCTTGTTCATCTTCAGGAGCTTGATCTTAGTTATAATAACTTCACTTTCTCTCCAATTCCCACTGCCATGGGCTTTTTTCCGGAGTTGACATTTCTTAGCTTGCGTTCTTCTTTCTTCCAAGGTCAGATTCCATCTCAACTTTCACTTTTGTCTAAGTTGTCTCACCTTGACCTGTCATATAACACTGGTGTTAACGATCCATCTGTAGTTAAGAATCTTTTGAAACTTAAAAATCCCAATCTTGGAAGCCTAGTCCAAAACTTGACTGCTTTGGATACTTTGTCTCTAAACTATGTGGACATGGGTTATGAACTAG GAGGTTGTGGATTGTATGGGCCTATTCCATCTTCACTTGGTAAATTAACCCAGCTTTATGCACTAAATCTCAAAGAAAATGATTTCACTGGGTACATCCCATCTTTTGTTCAAAACCTCACCCACCTTTCCTTAATAAATTTAAAGAACAATCAAATTTCAGGGCCAATCCCTTCTTGGTTTGGCAATCTTACTGCAATacaatacatatatttttattcaAACAAATTGATTGGTTCAATTCCGCCGTCCTTGTTCAAACTCAATAATCTTGAAGATCTCGAACTCTCGCATAATAGTTTGAGTGGCACATTGCAGTTAGATTCATTTCTTAAACTGAGAAATCTCGCTTTCCTTGGTCTAAGCTACAATATGATTTCGTTACATATTGAAGAACAAGAAAGAGATCCTAACACCACACTTTCAAACATCAAGTTTCTATCGTTGGCCTCTTGCAACTTGAGCAAGTTTCCTGAATTTATTGGTGATCAAACTAATCTCGAAATGTTGGACCTTTCCAATAACAATATATACGGCCAAATTCCCCAAAATCTAATGAACTCAAGTCTTCAACGCTTGGAAGAGATAGATATATCCAACAACTTGATAACAGGGTTTCATAACCATCAAACCATGCTACCTTGGTCTAGTCTGCGTGTGTTAAAAATCCAATCTAACTTGTTGGAAGGACAACTGCCAGTTCTTCCATCATCTGTCATACATTACGATGCCTCTGACAATATTCTAAGTGGTGAAATTCCCAAGTCGATATGCGATTTGAGTTCAATTTTGATCCTTGATTTGTCAAACAATAACCTGAGTGGGGAGTTTCCTCGTTGTTCAGGCGGTATGATCAGTGGCTCTATAATAGCTTTGAATTTGAGAAACAACTCTTTCCATGGCACCATTCCTCTTGAATGTCAGCAGCAGGAAAGTGATTTGAGGATGGTGGATTTCAGTCACAATAATTTTCAGGGAAAACTTCAACGACCATTTGCAACATGTGTGAATCTTGAGTTTCTTGACTTTTCTTACAATCAAATCAGTGATGTGTTCCCCACTTGGCTTGGGAGTTTTCCTCtgttaaaagttgttttaatgaGGGAGAACAAATTTCATGGAGTCATAGGGAAACCTGAACACACTAAGGGTGAGTTTCCAATGCTACAAATTATCGATGTGTCTCACAATTATTTCACAGGGGCATTGCCTTCTGAATATATGCTCTTATGGGATGCTATGAAAGCTTTTAAGGTGAGCGATTGGAAATACATGAACGCAGGGGAAAATGTCACCTATAACACACATGTTATTGGTGGTGGAATTACTTTGTATAATTATTCAACAACATTTGTGATGAAAAGTGTGGCAACAAGCTATGGGAAAATCCCAGCAAATCTAGCAGTCATTGACCTATCGAGCAACAATTTCAGTGGTCAGATTCCTGAGTCCATTGGAAGCCTCAAGGCTCTCTACTCACTCAACCTTTCAAACAATGCGCTCACAGGTCACATTCCACCATCCTTGGGGACATTAACAGAACTGGAATCATTAGACCTTTCTCAAAACCAACTGTCGGGAAAGATTCCTCAGCAACTAGCAGAGCTAAAATTCCTCCAAAAGTTTGATGTCTCTTATAACAATCTCATAGGTCTTATACCACAGGAGAACCAATTCCACACATTCGAGAATACCTCATTTGAGGGTAATCAAGGACTGTGTGGAGATCCATTGTGGAAGAAATGTGAAAACGGGCTGCTCCCACCATCATCTGCTTTAGATAAAGATGCTGATTCTAATTTTTCCATTGAACTAGACTGGAAATTCGCTTTGGCTGGACTTGTTAGCGGGCTTGTTATTGGAGTCTCTCTTGGGGAGATGGTGATCCCAAGGACGCGGTTGGCGTGGTTGATTTACTTCTCTAGAACAAGATTGGCGGAGCTGATGATCAGAAACTAA
- the LOC133829844 gene encoding uncharacterized protein LOC133829844 isoform X3: protein MSTSRCDSHADSVCRLSCSFSEEDFSSLFQSSAEMVDCNRITVVELGGRPLGDVTGRGIDSNEPIDGGMPGSGSMLSSNPRSSISLGELTYLRRHYEIPDTISLHAPAKAERPDWHLPGWVCLYELPFKEGLRFPIPRLVVELCEYHEISPGQLMPNSWRILMSLEVLCERHKITLGVADLLRAYYLKAHLNDKGRYQLTTRGKDPPLIISLKSGDKRWKDRYFFVPFVSLGLPADSRIPCSWSPACRLRVEYLWDSRESSGRLKSILAIPEAEREWSDLLSESSLRQSSLWRSVEKLPEGIPLLQSPDNPRVVFIKRSLEVLGYTPNFLTELTTSERLFADVAMSRPFTLPLTGSNALERLRQAKKSSVGSSEADREVVVPPADPPVLTRSQTKKKKKAVRDDSSDPFSDTVALSFPSNAAAYSEIGPHLGEIDKLLWPEDDHRMEQVGTDGSIDTTVSHLFQGLQGVIWLKKKIKSLMATLKEVRSQRNDLRGEVSRLKDSKKESDQLIADLKAQLESKEADVEKLRVTLGQVDDLKAEVASLENRMLVIGLEAEIQCRGVMASEFRDGKADSWDVPKYIADLEELEKMRAEEITRAEELATSFGIMTTNDLVVDD, encoded by the exons ATGTCTACAAGTAGGTGTGATAGTCACGCTGATTCAGTCTGTCGACTGTCTTGTTCGTTTAGTGAAGAAGATTTTAGTTCTCTCTTTCAAAGTTCTGCTGAGATGGTTGATTGCAACCGAATTACAGTAGTAGAATTGGGGGGTCGTCCTTTAGGTGATGTTACTGGAAGGGGAATAGATTCTAACGAACCTATTGATGGTGGTATGCCGGGTTCTGGTAGTATGCTTAGTTCTAATCCTAGGTCTTCCATAAGTTTAGGTGAGTTGACCTATCTTCGTCGTCATTATGAGATCCCTGATACCATCAGTCTGCATGCTCCTGCTAAGGCGGAGCGGCCTGACTGGCACTTACCTGGTTGGGTGTGTCTGTATGAACTTCCCTTCAAAGAAGGGCTTCGGTTTCCCATCCCCCGATTAGTCGTTGAGTTGTGTGAGTACCACGAGATTTCGCCCGGACAACTAATGCCAAATTCATGGCGGATTTTGATGTCTCTCGAAGTCCTTTGTGAAAGGCACAAGATAACACTTGGGGTGGCTGACTTGTTGAGAGCTTACTACTTGAAGGCACACCTTAATGACAAAGGTAGGTACCAGTTAACAACTAGGGGGAAGGACCCTCCTTTAATTATTAGTTTGAAGAGTGGAGATAAGAGGTGGAAGGACCGTTACTTCTTCGTCCCTTTCGTCTCGTTGGGGTTACCTGCTGATAGTAGGATACCTTGTTCATGGTCTCCTGCAT GTAGGCTTCGAGTTGAGTACCTTTGGGATTCGAGGGAGTCTTCTGGTCGACTTAAGAGTATTCTTGCTATTCCTGAGGCGGAGCGTGAGTGGAGTGATTTGCTGTCTGAATCGAGTCTTCGTCAGAGTTCTTTGTGGCGCTCTGTTGAAAAACTCCCTGAAGGTATTCCTCTTCTACAGAGTCCTGATAATCCTCGTGTTGTGTTTATCAAGAGAAGTTTAGAAGTCTTGGGATATACTCCCAATTTTTTGACTGAATTGACGACAAGTGAGCGGTTGTTTGCAGACGTAGCTATGTCCCGACCCTTTACACTTCCTCTAACCGGTTCCAATGCCTTGGAACGTTTGCGTCAAGCAAAGAAATCGTCCGTTGGGAGCTCAGAAGCTGATAGAGAGGTTGTTGTGCCTCCGGCTGATCCCCCTGTTTTGACGCGGAGTCAgacgaaaaaaaagaagaaggctGTGCGGGATGATTCTTCCGACCCATTTAGCGACACCGTTGCCCTTTCGTTCCCTTCCAATGCTGCGGCCTATAGTGAGATTGGGCCTCACTTAGGAGAGATTGATAAGTTGTTGTGGCCCGAAGATGATCACAGAATGGAGCAGGTTGGTACGGATGGGTCAATTGATACCACTGTTTCTCATTTGTTCCAG GGTTTGCAAGGGGTCATTTGGCTGAAGAAGAAAATCAAGTCCTTAATGGCAACTCTAAAGGAAGTAAGGAGTCAGAGAAATGATCTTCGGGGTGAAGTTAGTCGGCTGAAAGATTCCAAGAAGGAGTCTGATCAACTCATAGCTGATTTGAAGGCTCAACTAGAATCCAAGGAAGCTGATGTCGAGAAGCTGAGAGTGACTCTTGGTCAAGTTGATGATTTGAAAGCCGAGGTTGCTTCGTTGGAGAATCGGATGTTGGTCATTGGGCTGGAGGCTGAGATCCAATGCCGTGGCGTAATGGCTAGTGAGTTTCGGGATGGTAAGGCTGATAGCTGGGATGTTCCCAAATACATTGCTGATCTTGAGGAATTGGAGAAGATGAGGGCTGAAGAGATAACCCGGGCCGAAGAGTTAGCCACTTCTTTTGGCATCATGACTACTAATGATCTGGTTGTGGATGACTGA
- the LOC133829844 gene encoding uncharacterized protein LOC133829844 isoform X2 — MFFVFFVFFMFFVLGDQLIMSTSRCDSHADSVCRLSCSFSEEDFSSLFQSSAEMVDCNRITVVELGGRPLGDVTGRGIDSNEPIDGGMPGSGSMLSSNPRSSISLGELTYLRRHYEIPDTISLHAPAKAERPDWHLPGWVCLYELPFKEGLRFPIPRLVVELCEYHEISPGQLMPNSWRILMSLEVLCERHKITLGVADLLRAYYLKAHLNDKGRYQLTTRGKDPPLIISLKSGDKRWKDRYFFVPFVSLGLPADSRIPCSWSPACRLRVEYLWDSRESSGRLKSILAIPEAEREWSDLLSESSLRQSSLWRSVEKLPEGIPLLQSPDNPRVVFIKRSLEVLGYTPNFLTELTTSERLFADVAMSRPFTLPLTGSNALERLRQAKKSSVGSSEADREVVVPPADPPVLTRSQTKKKKKAVRDDSSDPFSDTVALSFPSNAAAYSEIGPHLGEIDKLLWPEDDHRMEQVGTDGSIDTTVSHLFQGLQGVIWLKKKIKSLMATLKEVRSQRNDLRGEVSRLKDSKKESDQLIADLKAQLESKEADVEKLRVTLGQVDDLKAEVASLENRMLVIGLEAEIQCRGVMASEFRDGKADSWDVPKYIADLEELEKMRAEEITRAEELATSFGIMTTNDLVVDD, encoded by the exons ATGTTCTTTGTGTTCTTCGTGTTCTTCATGTTCTTCGTGCTAG GTGATCAGCTCATTATGTCTACAAGTAGGTGTGATAGTCACGCTGATTCAGTCTGTCGACTGTCTTGTTCGTTTAGTGAAGAAGATTTTAGTTCTCTCTTTCAAAGTTCTGCTGAGATGGTTGATTGCAACCGAATTACAGTAGTAGAATTGGGGGGTCGTCCTTTAGGTGATGTTACTGGAAGGGGAATAGATTCTAACGAACCTATTGATGGTGGTATGCCGGGTTCTGGTAGTATGCTTAGTTCTAATCCTAGGTCTTCCATAAGTTTAGGTGAGTTGACCTATCTTCGTCGTCATTATGAGATCCCTGATACCATCAGTCTGCATGCTCCTGCTAAGGCGGAGCGGCCTGACTGGCACTTACCTGGTTGGGTGTGTCTGTATGAACTTCCCTTCAAAGAAGGGCTTCGGTTTCCCATCCCCCGATTAGTCGTTGAGTTGTGTGAGTACCACGAGATTTCGCCCGGACAACTAATGCCAAATTCATGGCGGATTTTGATGTCTCTCGAAGTCCTTTGTGAAAGGCACAAGATAACACTTGGGGTGGCTGACTTGTTGAGAGCTTACTACTTGAAGGCACACCTTAATGACAAAGGTAGGTACCAGTTAACAACTAGGGGGAAGGACCCTCCTTTAATTATTAGTTTGAAGAGTGGAGATAAGAGGTGGAAGGACCGTTACTTCTTCGTCCCTTTCGTCTCGTTGGGGTTACCTGCTGATAGTAGGATACCTTGTTCATGGTCTCCTGCAT GTAGGCTTCGAGTTGAGTACCTTTGGGATTCGAGGGAGTCTTCTGGTCGACTTAAGAGTATTCTTGCTATTCCTGAGGCGGAGCGTGAGTGGAGTGATTTGCTGTCTGAATCGAGTCTTCGTCAGAGTTCTTTGTGGCGCTCTGTTGAAAAACTCCCTGAAGGTATTCCTCTTCTACAGAGTCCTGATAATCCTCGTGTTGTGTTTATCAAGAGAAGTTTAGAAGTCTTGGGATATACTCCCAATTTTTTGACTGAATTGACGACAAGTGAGCGGTTGTTTGCAGACGTAGCTATGTCCCGACCCTTTACACTTCCTCTAACCGGTTCCAATGCCTTGGAACGTTTGCGTCAAGCAAAGAAATCGTCCGTTGGGAGCTCAGAAGCTGATAGAGAGGTTGTTGTGCCTCCGGCTGATCCCCCTGTTTTGACGCGGAGTCAgacgaaaaaaaagaagaaggctGTGCGGGATGATTCTTCCGACCCATTTAGCGACACCGTTGCCCTTTCGTTCCCTTCCAATGCTGCGGCCTATAGTGAGATTGGGCCTCACTTAGGAGAGATTGATAAGTTGTTGTGGCCCGAAGATGATCACAGAATGGAGCAGGTTGGTACGGATGGGTCAATTGATACCACTGTTTCTCATTTGTTCCAG GGTTTGCAAGGGGTCATTTGGCTGAAGAAGAAAATCAAGTCCTTAATGGCAACTCTAAAGGAAGTAAGGAGTCAGAGAAATGATCTTCGGGGTGAAGTTAGTCGGCTGAAAGATTCCAAGAAGGAGTCTGATCAACTCATAGCTGATTTGAAGGCTCAACTAGAATCCAAGGAAGCTGATGTCGAGAAGCTGAGAGTGACTCTTGGTCAAGTTGATGATTTGAAAGCCGAGGTTGCTTCGTTGGAGAATCGGATGTTGGTCATTGGGCTGGAGGCTGAGATCCAATGCCGTGGCGTAATGGCTAGTGAGTTTCGGGATGGTAAGGCTGATAGCTGGGATGTTCCCAAATACATTGCTGATCTTGAGGAATTGGAGAAGATGAGGGCTGAAGAGATAACCCGGGCCGAAGAGTTAGCCACTTCTTTTGGCATCATGACTACTAATGATCTGGTTGTGGATGACTGA
- the LOC133829844 gene encoding uncharacterized protein LOC133829844 isoform X4, producing the protein MSFLCSLRLSCCFALGDQLIMSTSRCDSHADSVCRLSCSFSEEDFSSLFQSSAEMVDCNRITVVELGGRPLGDVTGRGIDSNEPIDGGMPGSGSMLSSNPRSSISLGELTYLRRHYEIPDTISLHAPAKAERPDWHLPGWVCLYELPFKEGLRFPIPRLVVELCEYHEISPGQLMPNSWRILMSLEVLCERHKITLGVADLLRAYYLKAHLNDKGRYQLTTRGKDPPLIISLKSGDKRWKDRYFFVPFVSLGLPADSRIPCSWSPACRLRVEYLWDSRESSGRLKSILAIPEAEREWSDLLSESSLRQSSLWRSVEKLPEDVAMSRPFTLPLTGSNALERLRQAKKSSVGSSEADREVVVPPADPPVLTRSQTKKKKKAVRDDSSDPFSDTVALSFPSNAAAYSEIGPHLGEIDKLLWPEDDHRMEQVGTDGSIDTTVSHLFQGLQGVIWLKKKIKSLMATLKEVRSQRNDLRGEVSRLKDSKKESDQLIADLKAQLESKEADVEKLRVTLGQVDDLKAEVASLENRMLVIGLEAEIQCRGVMASEFRDGKADSWDVPKYIADLEELEKMRAEEITRAEELATSFGIMTTNDLVVDD; encoded by the exons ATGTCTTTTTTGTGTTCCTTAAGGCTTAGCTGTTGTTTTGCTCTAGGTGATCAGCTCATTATGTCTACAAGTAGGTGTGATAGTCACGCTGATTCAGTCTGTCGACTGTCTTGTTCGTTTAGTGAAGAAGATTTTAGTTCTCTCTTTCAAAGTTCTGCTGAGATGGTTGATTGCAACCGAATTACAGTAGTAGAATTGGGGGGTCGTCCTTTAGGTGATGTTACTGGAAGGGGAATAGATTCTAACGAACCTATTGATGGTGGTATGCCGGGTTCTGGTAGTATGCTTAGTTCTAATCCTAGGTCTTCCATAAGTTTAGGTGAGTTGACCTATCTTCGTCGTCATTATGAGATCCCTGATACCATCAGTCTGCATGCTCCTGCTAAGGCGGAGCGGCCTGACTGGCACTTACCTGGTTGGGTGTGTCTGTATGAACTTCCCTTCAAAGAAGGGCTTCGGTTTCCCATCCCCCGATTAGTCGTTGAGTTGTGTGAGTACCACGAGATTTCGCCCGGACAACTAATGCCAAATTCATGGCGGATTTTGATGTCTCTCGAAGTCCTTTGTGAAAGGCACAAGATAACACTTGGGGTGGCTGACTTGTTGAGAGCTTACTACTTGAAGGCACACCTTAATGACAAAGGTAGGTACCAGTTAACAACTAGGGGGAAGGACCCTCCTTTAATTATTAGTTTGAAGAGTGGAGATAAGAGGTGGAAGGACCGTTACTTCTTCGTCCCTTTCGTCTCGTTGGGGTTACCTGCTGATAGTAGGATACCTTGTTCATGGTCTCCTGCAT GTAGGCTTCGAGTTGAGTACCTTTGGGATTCGAGGGAGTCTTCTGGTCGACTTAAGAGTATTCTTGCTATTCCTGAGGCGGAGCGTGAGTGGAGTGATTTGCTGTCTGAATCGAGTCTTCGTCAGAGTTCTTTGTGGCGCTCTGTTGAAAAACTCCCTGAAG ACGTAGCTATGTCCCGACCCTTTACACTTCCTCTAACCGGTTCCAATGCCTTGGAACGTTTGCGTCAAGCAAAGAAATCGTCCGTTGGGAGCTCAGAAGCTGATAGAGAGGTTGTTGTGCCTCCGGCTGATCCCCCTGTTTTGACGCGGAGTCAgacgaaaaaaaagaagaaggctGTGCGGGATGATTCTTCCGACCCATTTAGCGACACCGTTGCCCTTTCGTTCCCTTCCAATGCTGCGGCCTATAGTGAGATTGGGCCTCACTTAGGAGAGATTGATAAGTTGTTGTGGCCCGAAGATGATCACAGAATGGAGCAGGTTGGTACGGATGGGTCAATTGATACCACTGTTTCTCATTTGTTCCAG GGTTTGCAAGGGGTCATTTGGCTGAAGAAGAAAATCAAGTCCTTAATGGCAACTCTAAAGGAAGTAAGGAGTCAGAGAAATGATCTTCGGGGTGAAGTTAGTCGGCTGAAAGATTCCAAGAAGGAGTCTGATCAACTCATAGCTGATTTGAAGGCTCAACTAGAATCCAAGGAAGCTGATGTCGAGAAGCTGAGAGTGACTCTTGGTCAAGTTGATGATTTGAAAGCCGAGGTTGCTTCGTTGGAGAATCGGATGTTGGTCATTGGGCTGGAGGCTGAGATCCAATGCCGTGGCGTAATGGCTAGTGAGTTTCGGGATGGTAAGGCTGATAGCTGGGATGTTCCCAAATACATTGCTGATCTTGAGGAATTGGAGAAGATGAGGGCTGAAGAGATAACCCGGGCCGAAGAGTTAGCCACTTCTTTTGGCATCATGACTACTAATGATCTGGTTGTGGATGACTGA